The window TGTATCAGGCATACTAACTGCGGGATTCGTGCAGGCGATCCAGAGTGCGCGGACTTTTCCTGCGGCTGCTGCTTCAAACATCGGCACGGCTGTTAACCCTGGATTCGGATCAATGCTTCCGGGTGGGACTCTCCATGCGCCTTCCAGATAGGCGCGGTGCATATCGTTGGTGACGACCCGGTAGCCGGGCAACTGGTGCGACAGATAGCCGACCTCTCTTCCGCCCATCGCATTCGGTTGTCCTGTCAGTGAAAAAGGACCCGCACCCCTTACGCCAACTTCACCTAACTGGAGATGCAAGTTGATGAGCGCGACGTTTTTGTCAACGCCGCTTGTGCTTTGGTTGGTGCCTTGACAGTAAAAACTGAGCAGACGACTCGGTTTAGAAAGGTATTCAACGATCTCGTCAATACGCGCAGGATGAATATCGCAGGCGGCAAGAAGTGCGTCTTCGTCAAGGCTCTTTAAATGATTCTCATAAGCACTGTAGTTTTCAGTCCGCCGACGGATAAAGCGTCGATTGATCCGTCCCATCGCAAGAAGCCGTTTGGCAATGAGTTGCAGGAAAGCGACATCGCTTCCAGGGGCAAGTGGGACGTGGATATCTGAAAAATCTGCTGTCTTGGTGCGGCGTGGATCTACGGTGATAATCCGTGCGCTTGGCTCAAGTGCCCGCCGTTTGCGAATCATCTGGAAAAGCACGGGATGATTGACCACCATATTCGCGCCGATAATCAGGAAGACATCCGCATGCTGAATATCGTCATAGCAGGTAGGCGGTCCGTCGGAACCGAACGCTTGCATGTAACCCACGACTGCTGAAGACATGCAAAGCCGGCTGTTTGTATCTACGTTGTTCGTCCGGAGGAAGCCTTTGAACAATTTGTTGAAAACGTAGGAGGCTTCCGTGTCTAACTGCCCAGAGCCGTAAAGCGCGATGGAATCCTTGCCGTGCTCCAGTTGGACTTCGTGAAGCCGGTTTGCCGTGAAAGTAATCGCTTCATCCCATGAGACCTGGCGCGGTGGTTCGCCTCGCCGTTTGCGAATCATTGGATACGCGAGCCTTCCATCATGATTCTGAAAAACCTGTTTAAGATGTGCACCTTTTGGACAGAGCATACCGTAATTTGGGGCGACATCGCCGTCCGCTGAAATTTTTGTAATCTTGTTATCAGAAACGGTTGCGCGGATGACGCAACCGACACCACAATAAGGACAGACCGCTTTTCCTGTTGAGTTCTCCACTGGTTTCTCCATTATCAAATTAGATAGGACTTACGCAGAATTTCGTCTTTTGTTGATGCGATTGGAAGATTGGAAGCGCGAAAAATGCGGTGAGAAAGCTTCAATACTTTCCCTATCTTCCTTCCATCTGACTGTGGATAGAAGGGAAGATTGGAAGTAGACCCCTTCCAGCCTTCCAGCCTTGAGTATCCATGTTGTGCGTAAGGCCTATCAGAGTTAGGACAAAGCCCCTACTTCCACTTTCAGACGCTGCCTTTCTGCGAGTGCGGCATCGAATGCTCGCTTCTCTGCGGCTTGGACTGCGGGTGAGAATCTCACTAACACTGTAGCAAACGAGGCGATTGTAACCATTGCACCAAGATACAACAAGCCTTGCGGCATCGTGATACTCTCAGCACGGAATAGGAAACCCGCAGCAACGGCACCAGCATTTCCACCCGCGCCAACGATACCCGCAACAGCCCCTAATGCCTTTCTATTAATAAAAGGGACGATTCCATAGGTCGCGCCTTCGGACATTTGTACAAAGAGACTAAAGACTATCATCGCGCCAACAGCAAGCACAAGCACCGCCATCTGTGAGAAAACTATCAGCATGACCCCTTCACCTAAGAGAACAAAGAAGAGAAACATAACACGTCCGCGAAGTCCCCTCCTCTTCGCGAAGAAGTCGGAGAAAACGCCGCCAACCGTCCGTGCGAAAATATTCATCAAACCGAACAGTCCAGCGATGAGTCCAGCGGTCTTGACATCTAACTGGAACTGGTCGTGATAGTAGAGCGCGGCGATATTGTTAATAGTGAGTTCCACACCGAAACAGACAGCATAGATAACAAAGAGTGCCCAGACGCGATAGTCTTTAATCGCCGACATGAAGGACTCCATGCCTTTGCCTTTCGCGGGTTCAAGTTCGCCGCGTTCACGGAGATCTTTATAGTTGCCGTCTGGTGCATCTTTGGTAAAGAAGTAATAGGCGAATCCAGTGATAAATAGCGCGACACCGGGAATAATCATTGCCAACCGCCAGCCGAGAAATTTGTCTACACCGAAACTGAGAATAGCCGTAAAGATGAGCGGCATGACCATCTGCGTGACACCGCCACCGAGATTCCCCCATCCGGCTGTTGTCGCATTCGCTGTGCCGACACAATTCGGGGCAAACATCACCGAGGTGTGATACTGTGTGATAACGAACGAGGCACCGATAGCACCGATTGCGAGTCGAAAGAGCAGAAACGTCTCGTAATTCTGAGCGAGTCCGATACCCATTACTGGGAGTGAACCGAGAATCAGGAGCCACGTATACGCCTTTCGAGGCCCGATCTTGTCGCAAAGCGGTCCGATTAAGACCCGTACCAACACTGTGATTGCGACGGAAGCGATAATGGTATTACCCACCTCTGCTTTTGTTAGCATCAGGTCTTCACGGATAATCGCCATAAGCGGGGCAATACCGAACCATCCGAAGAAAGCTAAGAAAAAGGCGAACCACGTGGTATGGAAGGTACGCATCTGGATCGTTTTTAAGCTAAAGAGATTTATGTGTGTTGCTTTATTTTTTATATCCATAAATTTCTCCAAATTTTTTAAATTATTAAGGATTTCGGCGGGAAGGATGGAAGACTGCAAGATTCGGAGAGACGCTTCTCCGAACCTTCCATGCTTCCGCTCTATCTCCGTGAAAGATAAGGAACGAGACCTTCAAGGACTTGCGGTAGATCATCGCAAGGCACATTTTCTAACAACTTCGGTGCAACTTTAGGGTTAGCACTGGCATCCCCCTTGACAAATACATCCACGGCATCGGTAACGACTCCGTCAATTTTAACCCTCTTTCCAAGAAGTCCGATGTCTGCGGCGGCGTGATTGCCACACCCGTTTGGACATCCCGACCAGTGGATTGTAAGTGGTCTGGTATTGCCAAGTTTTGCTTCCAAATGTCGGATCGCTTCCATGGCGCGTTCCTTGGTCTCAATAAGCGAGAAGTGGCAGTAGTCGATACCCGTGCAACTGACCATACCGCGCACGATTTCGGAGGGATCATAACGGAGTTCTTGCAGGAGTGGCTCTGCAGTTAAGGCACCAACTTTATCGTTAGGAACATTAGTGATAATCAGATTCTGTGCCTGCGTGAGACGGATATCGCCGTTCCCGTATTCATCTGCGAGACGCGCCACCTCGAAAAGCTGTGTTGCCGTAATCCGTCCGACAGGAACAACAAGTCCGACATAGTTGAGATGTGGCTTTTTCTGAGAGAAGATACCGGTATGGTCGGTTTTCTTCTTGCCGCGCATATCTTTTCCAGCAGTCAGGAGCGGTTGTCTTCTGTGCCGCCGCTTTTCTACTTCTTCTCGGAATTTTTCTACACCCCACTCCTGAATCAGAAAAGCGAGCCGCGATTTATTCCGAGCTGTCCTGGCTCCGTGGTCTCGGAAAATCAGAGCAATGTCAGCACACAAAACAGTGGCTTCCTCAGGCACAACAAACGCATCAAGGGGTTGCGCGACGGTGTAGCCCCCAGACCCCATTTTTCCACCAACAGCGACGTTAAAGCCGTGTATCTCTTGACCCTCAATTTCCTTTACCGCTGGCGTAAGGGCAATATCCTGCGAAGCCGTATGGGTGCAGTTATCAAGGCATCCTGTAATACCGACATTAAATTTGCGTGGAATATCGGTAAATTCCGTGTTCCCAACGAAGAGTTTCGTGAATTCTCTGGCGACATGGGACGCATCAAACAGTTCATTGGGGGTCAACCCAGCAACGGGACATCCTATGACACCGCGGATGTTGTCAAAACCGGTTTGGAGTGAATCCAAGCCTACCTCTTCAAGTCGATTCCAGATGTGCTGGACGTTTTCAATAGCGAAACCACGGAGCTGAATCTGTTGCCGCGTTGTAAGATCTATAAATCCGGGCCCGTATGCTTCACTGATTTCAGCAATTGCGCGAAACTGTTCGGCATTAGAAAAACCGCTGGACATGCGGAGACGCATCATAAATGCTCCCGGTGTCTGTTTTCGGTAAAAGATACCTACCCACTTGAGGCGGTCGCGTTCGTTCGTTGGAATCGATTCCCATCCGTCCCGGATGTAATTGGGAATGTCATTGATAACTTCAAGTCCATTCTTCTCCCGCTTCAGTGCTTCGGCAGCATTTACCTTAGACTTTCTCTTTTTCGCAGCTGCAGATGCCTTTAAACTGGGAGCTGAACGCACCTTTCGGTTTGCGCGGATAACCCTCTTTTTCGATTGATTCACTTTTAAACCCTCCTTCAGAAACTGACAATTGAAGAATAAAAAACAAAAAAGGCATCTACTGGTGAGCATATAGTTTCGGTTTACAAGTTGCACCGAAAGCTCAACCCAATAGACACCTATGTCTGGTCCCAAACCCCCTTTGGTTCGGGCTATTTTTGTTTTAAGCTATAAGTTAAGAGGCGGATTGTTACGGAAGTCTCTTAATTTATTAACTCTTAACTATGATTTTTTTACAATTTATTCGTCAACACTTCCGCCATAGATAACAACTCCTGTGAGACTTCCGCAAGGCGTTTTCTGCGATTCATCGCCATCTTTCGTAAAATTTGGTACGCTTGTGCCTCGTCACAACCGCGATGTTGAGCAAGGAGCTCCTTTGCGCGCTCAATGATTTTACGTTCGGCGAGGCTTGTCTTAGTTTTCTCAAGTTCCTCCTGTAATGCCCGGAATTCATAAAACCGAGCAACTGCCGCCTCAATGATCGTTTTAACTCTGGCACCGGTGAGTTCTCCAACAGCATAAGCAGAAACACCTGCACGCGTTGCTGCCTGAATCGTCTCCGATCGCTCATCACGCGAAAACATGACCATCGGACACGGATAGCTTGCGTGAAGAGAGTCAACCCAACCGAGTATTGTCTGTCCGGGAAAGTCAACGCCTATCAATATAATGTCGGGTTTTAAGTGTGAGACCTGGCTTATTAAGTCTCTCTGCAGACGCAGCGGCGCAGCGACCTCGTACCGCCCTGCTTTTAGGATTCGGATTAATGTAGCGGCTCGCTCTCGATTGTTATCAATGATTAAAACCTTTGGCGTTGAAGTGTCTGTTTCCATCCTCCACCCTTCCCAAGTCAATTTCACGTAAATCTGCTGAATTAACGAGGAGCGTCGACTTTAATATGCTATTAGCAAAAACCTTGCCAAAAGTACGAATTGCGCGCTGCAGCTATATCCACAAGGGTTTTGTCAAACAACAACCTTGCAAGATATTCAGCATGTGCAAATTTTTGCCTGTTTTTTTAGCAAGAGACACGCATTTTTTCCTATTTTTTGGGCAATATGGAAAAAGAGGATTGGAGGGGTGGAAGAATGGAAGATTGGAAACAGGACCGCAACTCACCCTTCACGCGTTCACGCGTCGGACGGTATAGATAGAAACTTGGGAAGTCTGTCTCTCTAATGTAACAGGAACGGTAGATTTTTGATAGAGGAAGCCGTTGTCGGCGATATGTTTGAAAAATCCGAGAGCGTTGTTTCGATTTGGTTCGGAAAAGAAGGCGGTCCCATCAAGAGAAAGATGGTTCTGAAGAAACGATAAAATCGGGGTCCAGTGGTGTTCTTCGTAAATGACATCGGCGGCGAGGATATACGGAAATTTGCAGTTGAAACAGGGCGTGTTCCAATCCATCTGAACGAAATCTGCATTTTCTTCAACACCATTTTGATCTGCGTTGTGTTGCGCGAAACGGACGGCTTCCTGCTCTACGTCTGTGAAGACCACACGCGCACCCATCTGACAGGCAACAATTCCTGTCAATCCAAACCCACATCCAATCTCCAAGATATGTGCGCCCTTTAGCCGTGCCCCTATTTTCTCCACATGGCGAGCAAGACCAATCGAGGATTCCCAGAGGTAGGTCCAGTAGGGGAGATAGAGTTTGCCTTCCTTGTCTTCCCGACTGAGTTGTTCGAGAAACCAATCGGGTTCTTCTATAAGCGTGAGTTGGACCCTGCGGGTTTTCAACTTAACAATGGTACTTGTTAGCGGATAGTCTTGTAGTCGGGTTTTCATTTTCAACCCACATCGGCGAGATTAGGAATGCACGTCGCATTTGAGCGAGGACGCTGCAAAACCTCGCCTACCCAGTGAGGGGTGTTTATTTATCTTTAGAATCGCCCATAAAGAGTTTAGCGATTTCATCCGTCTCAAACACAGGTAGCGGTTGTCGTGTACCAGCAGCACCTTCCAACCACAACCCACCTTCAGATGGCAAAAACGTTCCGATGATGTCGGCATTGATACCCTCCTTACCGAGGGCTTGGCAAATCGCTTCGCCTTTTTTGGGGTCCGACGCAATTAACATGGCACCCGATGAAATAACACCAAGTGGGTTGAGCC is drawn from Candidatus Poribacteria bacterium and contains these coding sequences:
- a CDS encoding nitrate reductase → MENSTGKAVCPYCGVGCVIRATVSDNKITKISADGDVAPNYGMLCPKGAHLKQVFQNHDGRLAYPMIRKRRGEPPRQVSWDEAITFTANRLHEVQLEHGKDSIALYGSGQLDTEASYVFNKLFKGFLRTNNVDTNSRLCMSSAVVGYMQAFGSDGPPTCYDDIQHADVFLIIGANMVVNHPVLFQMIRKRRALEPSARIITVDPRRTKTADFSDIHVPLAPGSDVAFLQLIAKRLLAMGRINRRFIRRRTENYSAYENHLKSLDEDALLAACDIHPARIDEIVEYLSKPSRLLSFYCQGTNQSTSGVDKNVALINLHLQLGEVGVRGAGPFSLTGQPNAMGGREVGYLSHQLPGYRVVTNDMHRAYLEGAWRVPPGSIDPNPGLTAVPMFEAAAAGKVRALWIACTNPAVSMPDTKVSQAGLRRADLVIVQDCYYPTETAEYADVLLPAAQWGEKQGTMTNSERLVVRSEQFLTPPGEAMPDWWIFAQVAKAMGFKANFDFYNAEEVWDEYRLLTAGTPCDQFGMTNERLAKTSLRWPCPHPRHPGTARRYTRTKFFTESGRAQFKTPVYRPPDEEVTEDFPLGLTTGRVESQWHTRTRTGKVPQLVRKEPEPFVEIHPDDAAENDVQDGEWVYLVGRRGRCYAKARVTEAIRRGLLFTPFHWGDLFHAETNSNYVTNPAFDPVSKQPELKFCAVRIEVDNS
- a CDS encoding 50S ribosomal protein L11 methyltransferase, encoding MKTRLQDYPLTSTIVKLKTRRVQLTLIEEPDWFLEQLSREDKEGKLYLPYWTYLWESSIGLARHVEKIGARLKGAHILEIGCGFGLTGIVACQMGARVVFTDVEQEAVRFAQHNADQNGVEENADFVQMDWNTPCFNCKFPYILAADVIYEEHHWTPILSFLQNHLSLDGTAFFSEPNRNNALGFFKHIADNGFLYQKSTVPVTLERQTSQVSIYTVRRVNA
- a CDS encoding NarK family nitrate/nitrite MFS transporter, encoding MDIKNKATHINLFSLKTIQMRTFHTTWFAFFLAFFGWFGIAPLMAIIREDLMLTKAEVGNTIIASVAITVLVRVLIGPLCDKIGPRKAYTWLLILGSLPVMGIGLAQNYETFLLFRLAIGAIGASFVITQYHTSVMFAPNCVGTANATTAGWGNLGGGVTQMVMPLIFTAILSFGVDKFLGWRLAMIIPGVALFITGFAYYFFTKDAPDGNYKDLRERGELEPAKGKGMESFMSAIKDYRVWALFVIYAVCFGVELTINNIAALYYHDQFQLDVKTAGLIAGLFGLMNIFARTVGGVFSDFFAKRRGLRGRVMFLFFVLLGEGVMLIVFSQMAVLVLAVGAMIVFSLFVQMSEGATYGIVPFINRKALGAVAGIVGAGGNAGAVAAGFLFRAESITMPQGLLYLGAMVTIASFATVLVRFSPAVQAAEKRAFDAALAERQRLKVEVGALS
- a CDS encoding ANTAR domain-containing protein translates to METDTSTPKVLIIDNNRERAATLIRILKAGRYEVAAPLRLQRDLISQVSHLKPDIILIGVDFPGQTILGWVDSLHASYPCPMVMFSRDERSETIQAATRAGVSAYAVGELTGARVKTIIEAAVARFYEFRALQEELEKTKTSLAERKIIERAKELLAQHRGCDEAQAYQILRKMAMNRRKRLAEVSQELLSMAEVLTNKL
- a CDS encoding ferredoxin--nitrite reductase — its product is MNQSKKRVIRANRKVRSAPSLKASAAAKKRKSKVNAAEALKREKNGLEVINDIPNYIRDGWESIPTNERDRLKWVGIFYRKQTPGAFMMRLRMSSGFSNAEQFRAIAEISEAYGPGFIDLTTRQQIQLRGFAIENVQHIWNRLEEVGLDSLQTGFDNIRGVIGCPVAGLTPNELFDASHVAREFTKLFVGNTEFTDIPRKFNVGITGCLDNCTHTASQDIALTPAVKEIEGQEIHGFNVAVGGKMGSGGYTVAQPLDAFVVPEEATVLCADIALIFRDHGARTARNKSRLAFLIQEWGVEKFREEVEKRRHRRQPLLTAGKDMRGKKKTDHTGIFSQKKPHLNYVGLVVPVGRITATQLFEVARLADEYGNGDIRLTQAQNLIITNVPNDKVGALTAEPLLQELRYDPSEIVRGMVSCTGIDYCHFSLIETKERAMEAIRHLEAKLGNTRPLTIHWSGCPNGCGNHAAADIGLLGKRVKIDGVVTDAVDVFVKGDASANPKVAPKLLENVPCDDLPQVLEGLVPYLSRR